GATACATGGCACGATGTGTCCTCGCGTATCAATCAAGAGATGCTCATGGCAGGTGTAATCTCTGTAGCTGGACAACACCCACTTTTTAAAGAAAGACCTGGTTTTCATGGACTCAAAACTGCCGAAGCATTTGTTGAGACGATTTCTGAAATCACAAACAATTTCTCCGAAATCCCCGCATCTGAGGGAAATCAAGGACGAAACTGGGCATGCAAAAATGTTTCTGCAGACGTTTTTATCCAACAATTTAACGAATTGCTAATCAACACATATCTATAGGAAATCAGACAATGGCAGCACAAGATGTAATCATCTATCGGTTAGAACAACCATACACAGAGCATTTAATGGAAATCTGCGCAATAGGTGAAACTTTTCAAAAAGAACAGATGCAATCCATTTTCAGCAAAGCAAATATGATTGTAGATGCCCAGTTTTACTACACCAATCCACTGCTCTACATCCTTTTGGATAAAGTTTCGCCACATTACGCCAATCTCTATGGCAATTATTATCTGTTGCCACCCAAGACGTATGATTCACTTAAATTTGACACAAATCACCTCGCTGTGAATGCTAAATTTTTGGACGATATTGGTTCAATTGCGGATCTGCTGAGTGGAAGAAATAATCGGAAAGAGCTGGAAACCAACGAAGACAAAGCGGATAATAGTCTTTTTGGGATGTATCAGAAATTCGGGCTTTATGTCATTGGGATAGATAGCGATTTGAAAGGGGGCGTTTCGGATGTTCCGTAAAAAAGTATTGTGTCTTATGCTGTGTTTTTGGGCAACCGTTTCTGTAACATCCGCAGAAAACTGGATGCCAGATGAAAACCTACGACGTGTGGTTTCTGAGACGTTAGGTGTTGACACACTTGCAATTACAGATATGCAAAGGCTTTACGCGTTGATATTTAATGAGCGTGGTGTTAAAAGTCTCAAGGGCTTGGAACACGCCACAAATCTTACGAGGCTACTGATCGCGGATGAGGAGGTTAGCGATCTCACACCACTTTCAGAACTTCGGGACCTAAGGATACTTAAGCTGTTTCGTAACCGGATTGCCGATATTTCACCCCTCTCAAGTTTAAATCAATTAGAGGTGCTTGAGTTACAGAACAATCAAATTACCGATTTCACACCCTTATTGAACCTTACAAATCTGGGGTATCTTGATATTCGAGATAACCCCAATTCAGGCGTAGGTCAGTTTGTATCCGCACATCCAAGGATAATAGAAGCCTTACGACACTGGATGTGTGATTTTCAGCCGCCGTCGTATGTGAAACCTGTCAAGGAGCGGCTGAAGGCTCGTTCTTATCCTTCGATTGGTGGGTCGAACATGGTGAGAACAAACTATGCAACAAGTTTAGAAGTTGCGGAGCCATCTCTATCGGATTTCTTCGGAGATACCGATGTTTTTGATAATGGGCTCTGGTTCGAGAGGTCGCCTTTCGGCGGTGAGGTGCGTGCTGGTGAAGGTCCTTGGCATATAGAGCGGATAAAACAAGATCATGCGAACCTTTTTGATGCGAACCCGAACATGGTTTTACTTGCTGAGGTTCGTTACTATGATGGTCATGGCTTCGGATTCACGGAGGATTCTCCGTATTGGTTGCGCAATCCTGATGGCACGATTGTAAGGGAGGAGTGGTTTGATGCTGAAGGCAAGTTAGGTTATTTTAATGATATGGTTGATTTCACGAACCCGGATGTCATTGAAATAATCGTCGCTCAAGCCGTTGCGGTTGCCAACTGCGGTCTCTATGATGGTATAATTCTCGATAATTGGAGCGAGTCTGTAGATTTGCATGAGCTTGTGCCACTGGAAGTTGTTCGTCAGGCACGGGTGCAGATTCTACAAGGGGTCCGCCAAGCAGTGCCGGAGGACTTTCTGATAGCTGTAAATCCAGTATGGCACAAAATTCCAGGCTCAGCACCGTATGTCAATGGTGCGCTTATGGAAACTTGGGGGTCAGAGTGGCAAGGGACGGAGGAGTATGGGGGTGCGTATTATACCCGTCAAGACTATCTCAATTATGAGGAGGCACTTCTCTGGAACGCAGCGAACTACAAGGAACCGAACTTTACTTTTTTAGCTGCCAAACTTCCAACTTATGCCGATCCGCAATCATCTCGCAATCTTCAAAACATGCGTGTGTTTACAACACTCAGCCTCACACATTCAGATGGCTATGTGAATGTACATCAGAGTCTATCGGGTAGCCTCTACTATGATTTCTGGAATGCCGATCTCGGTCGTCCTGTAGGTGAGAAGGGAAAACTTTATGAGAATCGTGATGGCGTGTTCATCCGGGAGTTCACCAACGGTTGGGCAGTGTATAACCGGAGCGGCAAAGCACAAACAATCCGTTTGCCCCAGTCAAAAGGGGTTGCCAGCGGTGTAGAAGGCACGCAGCATGTGCTTGCGGATTTAGACGGTGAAATTTATTTGAAGGGTATCATGGTAACGGCAGATGTCAATGGCGATGGTCTTGTGAATGTGCTGGATTTGGTGATAATATCCAATGCGATTGGGACGCAAACGCTGGATTTGAATGGAGACGGTGTTACCAACATCCTTGACCTTGTAGTTGTTGCGAACGCTCTTTCTATAAAGAAATAATATGTTGATTGAAAACTTATTTAAAACACCACAAAAACTTTTTCGATCAAAAGTGCGGCGAGTAGAGCCTCTCAAACGCAGAGCGTCGGCTTCACGACAAACACCGGAGATAATGCAGATGATGCCCAACGCTCGCGGCGACGTTTTACTCAGAGTGCGGAGAAATGTGACGTATGGCTAATAATACTCCCCAAGCCCCCTTTGGCATCGATCTTGAAGGTTCAGCGATCTACGAGAAAGTCTTGGAACACCCGATCCCGTGCATGCTGCTCCGTCAGGATTTACCCGTAGATGTGCTTGCCGCGATGGCACAGGCATTTAAGATTGTGGATGTTGAATACGAGGGCGCGACGTATTTTGCCGTACCCCTTGCGTTCTACACGCCCCCAGAGCCGGGCGAAAAGGTTGTGGGAAAAATTTTGGACCCGTGGGGCAATTTGATGGAGGCGACAGATGCCGACCTTTGTAGATGAATACACGATCAGCGTGCTTGGATTTATAGATGCTGTGCTCCAAACCAGCGGCACCTATACTGTAGGGGAGCAGCGTGTCAGAACAATCAGCACCATTGAAACACGACCCCTCACGCGGGTAACGTTCGTATACGTCTACAAGACCGGCTATCCCTCAGCAACCGGTGCATTTACTGTGGAGTGGTATAACAACGCTGCGCGAACCCAACGCGAGACAGCCAACAGACCCACTTCACCGACTTTCACGCCAGCAACACCTCTTGATGCCGAGGGGGACCCTGCAATGCCTGCCGGGACAGATGATATAGCGGATGCGGATATATGGAAACGTGCAACCCTGCAAGTCACTGCCCCGACAGTTCCGAGTCGCCTCGCAGCAGATCCAATGATTTTTTACGACATCTATGGACGGATTACGATGCCACAGGCAGACTTCGACCGCATGACGGGGGATGATGGAGTGAGCTAATGCCGTTTCGACAAACAAACTTCATCTTACGTGTCATCACAGGCTTTCTGTCGGGTTCTGTTGACTTCACTGGCAACAAAAGGACAACACTCCAACCCGCGGGTGGCAGTTTCACTGCGCCGTTTGTCTATAAAATCGGCAGACCCGCGTCGGATCAATTTATAGGAACAATTACCGGTGCCGATGCAACGGCAAATGTTTCGCCGTCAGCACCGGTAACGCAGCGACAACGCATGGGTGGGAGCCCAAGCGATATGGAAGATGTCGATCCAAACGAAGTCCAAACAGGGAGCGTTTCAGGCACAGTGCCTGTGAACAGCGGCACAAGCGTAAAAACACATACCTTAACGCTAAGAATGCGACAGCCGGATCCCACATAGGAGATGCGCTGATGGCAAAACAATTCTATCTCAAACTCAACCAAGACTCTGATGCGCTTTTTGAGCTGATAGAACAGTTCCGGGTGCTTCATATAGAACATGCCGGTGAGATGTGTTATGTCGTCTTATACGGTTATGGCGAGATAGACACAAGTCTCGTCAAGGCGATTGAGAACGATCGGTTGGTGTTAAAGGGACATTCTATATGAGAGCGAGAAGGCCTCCGGGAGAGGTTTGCACTTGAAAAAACGACAGAAGGCTGGACGATCGAAGGTGGCTACTACAGCACACCGATGGAGACAGAAGTCATCCCCTCCGAGATCACCGAACACCCCAAACCCGTGATTGTGCCAACTGTGCCCTTGGCAGAGAAAAAGGGGAAACGGTATCTGGTGATGAACAACGATCTTTCGATGCTCGAACGCGCAACGATTTTACGGAATCACTATGTAGAGCTTGTGATGTATAAAGATGAACTCCATTCGGCAATTTTGTTAGAAATGGAGCGCGAGTCGATGCCCGAAACGCTCACGGAAGAAGAACGTGACGAGGTACATTTCCTAACAGGCACATCGCCAGAGGGGTTAACCATCTTTGAGGACTTTATTGAATCGCCAGAACCGTGTTTGTTGTTTGATAAGGATGTACCCGAAGCCTATATCTACATGCTATCGATGAGTTTCATTATCGTGGAAGTCAACATCCAAAACACACTCCGGAAAGGTATCGCAGGAGGAACTTTCTAATATAAAATACGGGATTTTGAATGGCAACGACACTCCGATGCACGACCTTTATTTTACGGGTAACCACAGAGGACATCGCAGCCACAATTCGGATGCATTCTGAAGATGAGGTTGTCGAAACCGCTGCGGGAACACGCGATGCGCAAGGCAATATCTTGACGGCACCTGAATGGGTATTATATAGTGTGTAATTAAAACTGACATTTATCAAAGTTATGTTTATACGCCTAAAAGCGTTGCCTAAGGGCGTATCGCGTTATGAAAATGCGTTTTGTTTTTAAAAAGTTTCTTGATTTTTAGCACATGAGATGTCATCCTAAGAGTTAACCCAACTTTTCAGGAGGACATCTCATGCGACATCATATTATCAGAACAGCAGCCTTTTTTCAATCCGCTTTCTACGCAAACGCTCGGAAGATGACGTCCGAGCTCGCTGAAACCTTGCTGCTCCTTTCAACCGGACATCTCTTTGGACTTTACAATCCGAATCAAGTCGCAGAGGCACTCAGCGTCTGAAAAAATAAACGCTATCGAGACCTAAAGGCACTGAGTCTTTATCAGTGGAAGACGCTGTTAGTTCGTCTGGCATCTACGCTCGCTATTGAAGCGATCCGTGAGGCTCAGGTGAAGTCGGCAGCCACGCGTTCTCGACGGTGTATCACGATAAGTGTTGATGACACAAATGACCCGTGCTATGCCAAAACACTCGCTTATTGCTATAAGTGGTGGTCAAAACAGCAAAAGCATGCGATCAAAGGTCGAAATATACTCGCCATCACTTTGAAGATCGGCGATGTCATTCTCCCACTGAACATCCGTATCGTCTCTAAACAAGGGAGAGGCAACACGGATAAACCGACCTGCTTTCAAACAATGATACGAGAAGTGCTTGAAGTCTTCGATGCCGAAGGTATTGATTTGAGAAAGTATCCAATCACCTTTGATTCTTGGTATGGCAGTCAAACTCTCATTGAAGCACTGTTCGCGTTAGGGTTCACTTGTGTCCTTGTTCATGGCAAAAGCAACTACGTCATGGAGATGGACGGGAAAACTGCCAAACTTTCAAAACACAAGAAGACCGTCAAACTCCTGACTCAGCAATGCGGGTGTGATAAACCCATGCGACGTTTTCGGGCAAACAGCCCGACTTTCGGGCAACTCGTGCTCCTCTTTTTTCCGACACACGGAAAAACGCAAACGCTGAGGGTCTTTGGCAGACCTTTACGATCCGCAGAGATCCTCCATATTTGGGCCCAACATCATGGTATCGAACAGTTTTGGCGACATTTGAAAACGGATCTCCGCCTTTCAGCAATGCGTTTGCAGCATCGAAACGGTGCTTATGGCTCCTTAGCCATAAAGGTTCTCGGTTATCTCATGATCCAGCAGGTCAGTCGCTCCACACGACTCACTTTTCATCACATAAAACTTCAACTGTCCGCGGATAGGCAGCTCTTGTCTATCATCGCCGCGCATTTTCATGAACCAAACCTACAAGAACATATATAACTATTGAAACAAACAAACTTTTGAGAAATATCAGTTAAAATATGTTCGGGATTGTGAGATGCAGTTTTTCAAAATCGACCGAAAAAGAGGTTTCACCATGCGCAGCAATTCCAAAGGCACCATTCTGGCGGCTTGCGAAATGTCTTTCAACGGCGCAAGCAATACTGAAATCGCAGCACACTTCAAAGTTACCGATTCAACAATCTCGCGCTGGCGGAAGAACCCTGTTTGGATCGACTTTGAAAACGAACTCATCGCCGCCTACAAAGCAGCAGCCCTTAAGAAACAGGACCCAAACGCAACCGAGGCGGATAGCTGATAGCCAAAAAAAATGTAGCGAAGGAATTGTACTGCCATCGGAAATTAGGGCCACCCTCTAAAACAAGATTGTGATAGGATAACAATCTACTGAAAGGAGTATCCGATGGCGAAACGAAGAAGCTTCACCCCCGAGTTTAAAGCAGCAGTCGTGCTTGAGGCCCTCAGCGGTGAAAGTTCGCAGGTTTCCGAACTGTGTAGACGATATAACCTCAGCGAACAACAGCTCTCGAAGTGGAAGCAGCAAGTCGTTGAAAATGTGGCGACGCTGTTCGTCTCCTCTACGGATCAACAGTCGATCGAGGCGGCGGCGCGTATTGCTCACCTTGAGCGGCTCGTTGGGCGTTTGACCGTGGCATTAGACATTGAAAAAAAAGCCGCGACGTGGTTGAACTCACCTCGTCAGAGAAACGAGAAATGATAGAAACAGTGCGCAACGCTTCTTCCTATTCGGTTCGGCAGATTTGTGAAACCCTCGGATTCAACCGGAGTCTTCTCTATTATCAGCCGAAAAGCGACCCTTCAGAAGGGGAGTTGCGAGAGAAAATAGAGGCATTATCTCTGCGGTATCCGAAATATGGATATAGACGCATCACAGCGTTGCTACTGCGTCAAGGATACCTCGTCGGTTATAGACGCGTCGCCCGGTTGATGAAAGAAGAGAACCTTTCTGTTTCCATCAAACGTGTCTGTCGCACCACGAGCTCCCTTGAAGGTCCACGGAACTGGGTCAATAGCATTGAGAACCTTGAGGTCTGTCGCCGGGATCAGGTCTGGGTGGGCGATATCACCTACGTCCGCCTCAACAGGTGTTTCGTCTATGTCGCTGTGCTCATGGATGTCTTCACCCGAGTGATAAAAGGGTGGCAGGTCAGTCGACATTTGCATACATCTCTGACCTTGAAACCGCTACAAGAGGCATTATGCCACAGCGTCTGTGAGATTCATCACTCTGATCAAGGCGCGCAGTATCTTTCAAGTGCTTACACCTCGACCCTGACGCGGCATGGCGTTGAGATTTCGGTAGCACACAGAGGGCGCCCTTGGGAGAACGGATACGCTGAAAGGTTGATCCGCACCCTCAAGGAGGAAGAAGTTGACATCAATGACTACCAAGATATTACCGAGGCGAGAGAACGCATCGGGCATTTTATCAGACACGTGTATCACCAGAAACGCCCACATTCGGCGTTAGGGTATTTGACGCCTCTCGAATTTCAACGAAAAAACTTGTCTTAACTTTACGAAATTTTGGCCCTAATTAGCGTTGGCACTTCAAATAGTCGACATCTCCCATCGCTACATTTGGTCAGTTACGCGCATCACGCGCATGGCCCCCTGACCGCCAGTATTTTAGTTTGAATTTAGGAGGTTAATGTCATCCTAAAAAGACAGGATGAGTTTATAGCGTCATCCCAGGACGAGCTGAAAATATCCAAAGAGAAGAAAGGCGGCATGACCTATATTACATGCCGCCTTTTCTCAGTACTGACCGCTGAAAGCGTAGCCGGGGAATGCCACACGGCATTCATACCGTTGATTTCTGACCGCTGACCGCTAACAGCTATTTCAAAATAACCATCTTCCGCAGCGGCGAAACTTCTGCGTCCGTCTGCAACTGGTAGAAATAGATACCACTCGCAACACGTTCACCGAATGCGTTCCGACCATCCCAATACGCCGCACGGCTCCGGCTCGTGTAGTAACCCGCCGTCTGATGACCGAGGGTCAACGCACGCACCAAGATACCCCGCGAATCGTAGATGTTCACACGCACATCCGTGCTTTCTGACAGGTGATACGGTATCCATGTCTCCGGGTTAAACGGATTCGGATAGTTCGCTAACAACACCGTCTCATCCGGACGTGCCGATGCTAACAGGTGTTGGAGATATAACAACGCACGCTGCGCCGCAATCGACCTGTCACCCGAAGCAAGCAACATCTCGACCTGCTCCTGCACACGATCGAAGTCAAGGTCCAGTGCCTTGACATCAATATCAAGCGTCGGGGCAGCAATATCGTCGTCGAGGTTCGCCAAGACGAGGATAATGTTGGTCGCATCCACAGTGCCGCTCCCATCAACGTCTGTGCGCGGGTCGGTGATACCACCTCCGCTCTGTCCAATTGCTGCGGCAACGGCTCGCGTGTCAGCGTTATTGATTGCACCGTCTTCGTTGACATCATACTGCGAGTAGGTCGGAGTCTCTCCAGGTTCCCTCGGTTGTGTGGGCGGCCGGGCGATCGTCGGAGGTGCCACAACGTTGAGTATGATACCTATCGGGTTCGTCACACCTGAGGCGATGTCTTTGACCAATCTACCGGCGAGGTTCGAGCGTTGGATTTTGCCGGTCCCCTTCGTCCAGTAAATCTTGTTGTCTGAACCATCCACCGCAATTGAGGTCGGGACACCCGATGCGAAGGTCTTCAGCGTTTGTGCGTTCGAGCCGTCAAGGTTCGAGCGATTCAGACTCCCACTCCCGGCATCACCGCGCTCGACCCAGTACAGTTTATTTTTCGCAACCGAAAGGCTCAACGGTTCACTGAGACCTGTGGCGACGTTCTGTACCGTCTGCCGTGTCGCTGCCAGGTCAATGCGCCGGATTCTACCGGCGGCTTCTCCCCAATAGAGATGACCGTTGGATACCACAATCGGGCCCGGATTCGGCAGGTTCTGGAGGATGTTCGTGAGATTGGCACTCCCGTCTGCAGGAATGCTCTGGATTCTGCCACGGGAGTTCGTCCAGTAGACGACACCACCCGCACTGTCAACCGTAATACCCATCGGCACGGCTGTCAATGTTTTGACGGTTCGGATGTTTCTGCCGTTGAGATTCGCACTTCGGATTTCACCTCTATTGGGTCCTGTCTGCACAGCGAAATAGAGGAGGTTGTTCGCCGTATCGATAGTGATACCTGTAACGCCTGTGACGCTCGGTGCAAGTGCCTCAATGTCGGCATCAACGAGTCGGTAGAGGGTTCCCTCTGTTCTGCTAATCCAGTACATCGGCACACGCTGTGAGGCACCGACAAGCACCTGCATCCCCGATGTCGCATTGAAGTTCACAGCCGTGAGTCCTGTAACGCGTGCAGCGACTCTGTTATTCCCCGGTTCATCGCCGAGTGTCAGTCGAGTCTGTGCGCGTCCGCTTGCGTTCGTCGTCGCGGTTTCGGGTGAAACGCTACCGCCACCCGCTGTGACTGCAAAGTTCACGGTGACCCCTGAAACCGGTTCGTCGTTTTCGTTGACGACTTCAACGACAAAGGGATTCGCAAGCCGGGTGCCCGGTAGACCGCTCTGATTGTCGCCGGAGACCTTCACGATATCGGAAGGCGGTTCCCCGGTGAAAACGGTGAAGAATGCCGAACTGAGTCCTGTTGCGTACGCTTCAACCACGATTTCTCCGTCGGCAGTCGGTGTGAAACCGACCTCTGCATACCCGTCTGGGTCGGTCCGTGCGCTATTCCGAGAGAGGCGACCTCTGCCTTCGGTAATGCGGAAGCGGACAAGCACTCCACCGATCCCGTTGTCTTCTCTGTCAACGACTTGTACGCTCAAATCTTCATCAAGTCGTCTATTGGCCAGTCCGGTCTGATCGTCCCCCCCGGCGATGACGATTGCCTCGGGACCGAGTGAGGCGTCCGCGGTGAAGACAGCGGAACCGACCCCCGGGTAGTCCGTAGCATTAACACTTGCGCGGACGGTATTCCGCATCCCGACGCTGCCGAGTGTGAGGGTTGTCTCCGCCTCACCGTCTGCATCGGTGGTAGCCGTTGAACTGGAGACCGATCCGCCCCCGGTTTCGACGGTAAAGGTAATCACCGCCCCCGGAATCGGATCGCCCTCGTCATCTTCAAAGCGGACAACAAAGGGTGAAGAGAGGGTTGTTCCGGGAGTACCGCTCTGCCCACTTCCTGAAACCGCCGCTAAGTCAGTCGGTGTGGGTTCAATCGTGATCGTCGCTTGTGCTGTAGTATAACCCGTCGCCGTTGCGGTGATTGTACCATCTTCATCCCCGAGTGTGAGGGTTACCGTTGCTTGACCGCTGCTACTGGTAAGGACGGGAGTCGTCTGCGAGAGTGTTCCTACGTTAGCGCTGCTGAGCGTAAATGTGACAGGTACCCCAAAACGCACGTCTCCATTTTCATCTCTTGCTGTCGCAGTTAGGGCGATGCTATCATCCTCGTTACCCGTAATCGTAGTTCCTAAGTTGAAGGAGAGCGCAGCGGTGCGCTGTTGCGGCTGCTCCGGCTGCCGCGGCGTTACGCTGCCACCGCTGACGTTAATGGTTAGCCTAATCATGTCCGCCTCATCAGTCGGAACTGTGAGTGCACTTTTATGGGCAAACGTAAGAACTTCCAAAGGAGCGGCATAGTTCAGTGAGTCGTAAATAACGTGTGCGATGCCATCTAAATTAGTATTTTCGGTCAGCGAACCATTCGTAACCGTATTAGAAGTCCCCGTATCAGGCGTATTCGTCAATGTCCCTTTGAGCGTATCGAATGTGACCGCAACACCAGATACTGGGGTATCATCGTCTTCTATGAGAAGCTTCAAATCATACTTGGTGGAGGATCCGGACCGTCTCGCATTTGTGTCTATAGTGATTTTCCTGTCTGGTAAAGCGGTACTGTATGCTGTAACTTCTTTCGTTTGGCCCACTGCACTAACGATAATCACCTGTTCTCTACCAGCAGTTCCAACTTCATAGCCAATCTGAGCCCCACTTGCCCCGGTCCGTACATATAATGTTTTAGCAGATGTCGGGGGGGGCTCTATTATCCTGTTACTGGAGTCAACTATAGTGTTACCCGTACCCGGAATAAGCCAGCCGCCGCTACTTGTGGATTTATCTTTGACTTCAAATTTGACTGGCACTCCGGTAACTGCAGCCGGAGTGGCGACACCATCATTCACTATGGCTGTAAAGGCGTTTGCAGGCCGGTTACCAGGAACACCAGGACTATCACTAGTAAGAGTGGTTGTCGGCGTTTGCAGTGTAGGTCTACCATAGACATAGGCACCTACGAATGAAGCTCCACCTGTAACTTGTGCAGTCACCGTGGTACTTGAATCCCTCTCGCTAAGATACACTTTGGCGGCACTTGATGTATTGAGAGGACTAGCCGCAGGTGTAGTCGTGCGGTTCCCCTCTTGTATATAGGCGTTCCCACCACCAGTCCACGTATACGTAACCGGATAGTGGCTGCCGTCCCCATTGTAAAGTAGTTGGGTCCCGAAACCAACATATCCAGACTTGATCCCGTTGCTTATGCCAGCAAGACGGATAGATGCTGTCTGAGGAACTATACTCTGCACTACGTAAAACGTCAAGACTTGTT
This sequence is a window from Candidatus Poribacteria bacterium. Protein-coding genes within it:
- a CDS encoding leucine-rich repeat domain-containing protein; translation: MFRKKVLCLMLCFWATVSVTSAENWMPDENLRRVVSETLGVDTLAITDMQRLYALIFNERGVKSLKGLEHATNLTRLLIADEEVSDLTPLSELRDLRILKLFRNRIADISPLSSLNQLEVLELQNNQITDFTPLLNLTNLGYLDIRDNPNSGVGQFVSAHPRIIEALRHWMCDFQPPSYVKPVKERLKARSYPSIGGSNMVRTNYATSLEVAEPSLSDFFGDTDVFDNGLWFERSPFGGEVRAGEGPWHIERIKQDHANLFDANPNMVLLAEVRYYDGHGFGFTEDSPYWLRNPDGTIVREEWFDAEGKLGYFNDMVDFTNPDVIEIIVAQAVAVANCGLYDGIILDNWSESVDLHELVPLEVVRQARVQILQGVRQAVPEDFLIAVNPVWHKIPGSAPYVNGALMETWGSEWQGTEEYGGAYYTRQDYLNYEEALLWNAANYKEPNFTFLAAKLPTYADPQSSRNLQNMRVFTTLSLTHSDGYVNVHQSLSGSLYYDFWNADLGRPVGEKGKLYENRDGVFIREFTNGWAVYNRSGKAQTIRLPQSKGVASGVEGTQHVLADLDGEIYLKGIMVTADVNGDGLVNVLDLVIISNAIGTQTLDLNGDGVTNILDLVVVANALSIKK
- a CDS encoding transposase; the encoded protein is MKSAATRSRRCITISVDDTNDPCYAKTLAYCYKWWSKQQKHAIKGRNILAITLKIGDVILPLNIRIVSKQGRGNTDKPTCFQTMIREVLEVFDAEGIDLRKYPITFDSWYGSQTLIEALFALGFTCVLVHGKSNYVMEMDGKTAKLSKHKKTVKLLTQQCGCDKPMRRFRANSPTFGQLVLLFFPTHGKTQTLRVFGRPLRSAEILHIWAQHHGIEQFWRHLKTDLRLSAMRLQHRNGAYGSLAIKVLGYLMIQQVSRSTRLTFHHIKLQLSADRQLLSIIAAHFHEPNLQEHI
- a CDS encoding transposase → MAKRRSFTPEFKAAVVLEALSGESSQVSELCRRYNLSEQQLSKWKQQVVENVATLFVSSTDQQSIEAAARIAHLERLVGRLTVALDIEKKAATWLNSPRQRNEK
- a CDS encoding IS3 family transposase; amino-acid sequence: MIETVRNASSYSVRQICETLGFNRSLLYYQPKSDPSEGELREKIEALSLRYPKYGYRRITALLLRQGYLVGYRRVARLMKEENLSVSIKRVCRTTSSLEGPRNWVNSIENLEVCRRDQVWVGDITYVRLNRCFVYVAVLMDVFTRVIKGWQVSRHLHTSLTLKPLQEALCHSVCEIHHSDQGAQYLSSAYTSTLTRHGVEISVAHRGRPWENGYAERLIRTLKEEEVDINDYQDITEARERIGHFIRHVYHQKRPHSALGYLTPLEFQRKNLS
- a CDS encoding Ig-like domain-containing protein, producing the protein MKNLMTRKIVFGILMTLVLAFSVQGIADAIQTDNFALAATGQSDLDRLGIGTTVTLTITQTTNIDTVAESVNISISGGSATISLDGAAGRTSHTFTEDAVNGTLTIGTLTFRAQSAGKVNIRLRDSTSSIPSGSQRASEQVLTFYVVQSIVPQTASIRLAGISNGIKSGYVGFGTQLLYNGDGSHYPVTYTWTGGGNAYIQEGNRTTTPAASPLNTSSAAKVYLSERDSSTTVTAQVTGGASFVGAYVYGRPTLQTPTTTLTSDSPGVPGNRPANAFTAIVNDGVATPAAVTGVPVKFEVKDKSTSSGGWLIPGTGNTIVDSSNRIIEPPPTSAKTLYVRTGASGAQIGYEVGTAGREQVIIVSAVGQTKEVTAYSTALPDRKITIDTNARRSGSSTKYDLKLLIEDDDTPVSGVAVTFDTLKGTLTNTPDTGTSNTVTNGSLTENTNLDGIAHVIYDSLNYAAPLEVLTFAHKSALTVPTDEADMIRLTINVSGGSVTPRQPEQPQQRTAALSFNLGTTITGNEDDSIALTATARDENGDVRFGVPVTFTLSSANVGTLSQTTPVLTSSSGQATVTLTLGDEDGTITATATGYTTAQATITIEPTPTDLAAVSGSGQSGTPGTTLSSPFVVRFEDDEGDPIPGAVITFTVETGGGSVSSSTATTDADGEAETTLTLGSVGMRNTVRASVNATDYPGVGSAVFTADASLGPEAIVIAGGDDQTGLANRRLDEDLSVQVVDREDNGIGGVLVRFRITEGRGRLSRNSARTDPDGYAEVGFTPTADGEIVVEAYATGLSSAFFTVFTGEPPSDIVKVSGDNQSGLPGTRLANPFVVEVVNENDEPVSGVTVNFAVTAGGGSVSPETATTNASGRAQTRLTLGDEPGNNRVAARVTGLTAVNFNATSGMQVLVGASQRVPMYWISRTEGTLYRLVDADIEALAPSVTGVTGITIDTANNLLYFAVQTGPNRGEIRSANLNGRNIRTVKTLTAVPMGITVDSAGGVVYWTNSRGRIQSIPADGSANLTNILQNLPNPGPIVVSNGHLYWGEAAGRIRRIDLAATRQTVQNVATGLSEPLSLSVAKNKLYWVERGDAGSGSLNRSNLDGSNAQTLKTFASGVPTSIAVDGSDNKIYWTKGTGKIQRSNLAGRLVKDIASGVTNPIGIILNVVAPPTIARPPTQPREPGETPTYSQYDVNEDGAINNADTRAVAAAIGQSGGGITDPRTDVDGSGTVDATNIILVLANLDDDIAAPTLDIDVKALDLDFDRVQEQVEMLLASGDRSIAAQRALLYLQHLLASARPDETVLLANYPNPFNPETWIPYHLSESTDVRVNIYDSRGILVRALTLGHQTAGYYTSRSRAAYWDGRNAFGERVASGIYFYQLQTDAEVSPLRKMVILK